The following proteins are co-located in the Zonotrichia leucophrys gambelii isolate GWCS_2022_RI unplaced genomic scaffold, RI_Zleu_2.0 Scaffold_34_1600103, whole genome shotgun sequence genome:
- the LOC135460319 gene encoding protein phosphatase 1 regulatory subunit 14B-like — translation MAEPRGGPGPPVPVPVPVPVPVPVPGGAAPAQGGPRVCFAPAAAAAAAPEEGPGRGRGKVTVRYDRRELRKRLHLEEWILGQLTALYDCPEEEIPELEIDVDELLDMESDGARSARVQEILVDCYKPTEAFVGDLLEKIRGMQKLNTPQKK, via the exons ATGGCGGAGCCgcgcggcggccccgggcccccggtgccggtgccggtgccggtgccggttccggtgccggtgcccggcGGAGCCGCCCCCGCGCAGGGCGGGCCCCGCGTCTGCTTCGcgcccgcggcggcggcggcggcggcaccggaggagggcccggggcggggccgcgggaaGGTCACGGTGCGCTACGACCGCCGCGAGCTCCGCAAGCGCCTCCACCTCGAGGAGTGGATCCTGGGGCAGCTCACGGCGCTCTACGACTGCCCG GAGGAGGAGATCCCGGAGCTGGAGATCGACGTGGACGAGCTGCTGGACATGGAGAGCGATGGCGCCCGCAGCGCCCGCGTGCAG gAGATCCTCGTTGACTGTTACAAACCCACCGAG gcatTTGTGGGGGATCTCCTGGAGAAGATTCGGGGGATGCAGAAACTCAACACCCCCCAGAagaaatga